The segment TCACCTTTTGCAATAGTTGTTTATGAGTCAGTCATCAAAAAGATGGATCTACAGTCACTGGAAAGGATGAaaaagggactcatgaacagccatcacaaaacaaaaatacagtcatggatcatccaggtaacgaCACACAGTattgactgagaaaccaaagacagttactgagtttttgaaatgagcgcatgcgtaagaacaacccccctccttcacagctcatttcgagggaacgcctcccaaaactcgtgcacgagtattggaagacgagtgtttaccaccggcattcgctgtgtcgtgttagtggattcattatgtcggactaaccgcaggtaactcataatctgcagttgttactcctgtctcctgactaaaacattgcatgcggcgcctgtagagtgtggaaagttactggagagcgcagccacgctcgtctctcacaaggaacgtcacggcagtgattgacaagccagagggccaatcgtttacgcgatgatcgtgtaaacgattggctgatgtttttaaggccctacctcgtgcacagatgatgtatattaatattattcctttcagtgcacctaataaatagtcttttatcagttagtaaagacagtttcaagtaatattgcaaaaatgtataaaacaaaacatcctctttagcacctttaagaataaatcatgatttaaaaaaaaaaacttgcaatttttatgatcgctcatattttgttaaaatcacaaacattttgcagattctgccaGCGGTTTTAACCACACTTGTCTATCTTTCCAGTCACATTTTCATATGCagtacttacacatggaatgaGTCGCAGTTATTAtgttaaaataaactttttaatacAAGCCAgcttattaaaatgaaatttagcTTAGCAATTAAGATAATTTACACCATAAACTCATTTTTCTTACCATGCGTATAGTCAGAGAGCAAGAAAGGATCTGTGTTTCCACGTCCAACATCTTCCAGTAGATACCGTGGTACTAAATGCACAACAACAAAGTCATTTTATGACTGCTTCAACTGTAGTGAGTAAGGTTGATCGTCGTTTTTTAAAACTCACCACAGGTGAAGGAAACTCGCAAGTGCTTTCTGGTACCAGGGAAACAGGGGTCTCCAAACCCCTGAGCATCAGCTAGCACAGAGCAATTCGTCCTGCCATGACACTTCCTCGACACCCTCCTCAAGGCTGATGGAGACAAGCACTCTAAAAGGAAACAAACTTTTAAGCATAATCCCAACACATATTTTACGGCCTCTGCTGTTGTAACAAAACCTTCCCACTAGATGGGAGAAGAGTGTTATTTTGTTCTCAAACCTATGTCAGTTTTTGTTTTAGCCTCTTGAGGGCACTCAAGACTGTCGTGCTCCATGTGGCCAAACGTGGCTGAATAAATGGCCAGAACCGTGTCGTTCTTACAGGCCAGCTTCAGCCGCTCATTCTCACACACCGTTCTCGAGCGGTGATGCTCTGTGGAGAAGAAAAacgtatttatttgtgctgctCGGTTGCAATATCATTAGAGTGAAGCACAATATACAGTAGGTGTCTCACCAGGCTTGCACTTGTAGGAGACAATGATGTATTTGCTGGTTTCAGGGCAGGGATCTTGACCAAACACAGGACTCACCACAGAAATCTGACACTCCTGTCGATCCTGGCACTCAGACATCACTTTCTGACCATAAAAACACATTCTGACTGAAATTCATTAATCATTTATCATTGGAGATTTTTGTGTCTAGAATTAAAGAATGAGTATATGCTGATTAATGATACCTGAATGGCTGTGGTTGATATACAGTCTGTGTTTTCCTCTGTTATGTTTGGGTTTGAGTGAGGGCATAGGTATGGACTCGGGATACGGCGTCCATAAAATGCTGAGAGGACAGACACGGATGTTCTCGAAGGGCATATGATGGACAGCGTCTCTCCATCACAGGCATGGGCTGTGTGGTTCTTCAGGATCCTGTGGAGGTAATCTAAGGGGGGAAATAGTCTGACATATGACAGCTTTCAAAGTGGGCCAAAACCATCAGTAGAGCATCACCGCTGACAAGTATACAAACAAGACATGcatttgtaaatgcatttagaAAACCCACTACACAATACCATTGTAGACCACAACTGTACACTTATTCTACAAGCCTATTGTAGTGTAAATCTAGCAAAATGACAATGGACAAACCAACTCCCTCACTTATCTAATCTTGCAATTGCAAGGTGTGGTTGACATTATGATGTAGAAAGCTTCTCAGGTTTCTACCAAAAGTGCTGTTTTATCTTACAAATACAGTAAATCAATAACAGAGATTTCCAACTGGCGGGTCAAAACctaggaaaataaaataaaataaaataaaataaaataaaacaatataatataatataatataatataatataatataatatacagtcaaaccaaaaattattcagacactaaatataattttttatattattttttttttactagtggatgcaggacactatagttcatttatgtaagtgaggatagcaaaataaagtaaactgtgacatattatacccaaaaattcttcatacagtaaaattgataaaaaaaattgggaccaaaaattattcagacactttaaCCTGACCTTGTTTTTCTtaatctgacataattaagattacttttttctgactctgagatcttgtcatattttattaccattttttttaaactatagtgaataaactataataatgaatgaaatgttcaaggtgtctgaataaattttgggtTGACTGTAAATGTTAATCACTTGTCCCTTGGGTGAGCCCATGCAGTTATTGTtaagtttattaataataaatgttaatgatTTAGGAGgtgaaatgataaataaaataattaattgatagGCCAAATATCTTTGAATTGTTAATACATTTCTGTGTTTTAAGAACATGTtcgttataaaataaaaataaaactctttTGGTGATCCTAAAAAAGATCTAGACAATCATAAATAAGCTTTATCAAAAGTTAATAAAAAGTCAATTGTTTAAATGTCAAGTTAAGCTGCTATTGATTTACTGCACAAGGTTTCTTTTGAAAATTGtcttaggattttttttttatctttcaaATACTCAACTCTCTTTATCAAAAAATTGCTATAAAAGGAGGAAGAGAGGCAGAGGTCAGGGACTGGATTTCAAAGAGGTCTTCCTGTTCACAGTACTGCAGATTTGAGATTTAAATCTTAAGAAGTGGAGAACATTTAGTACATTTCCCTCTCTAGATgcatttttctctttcttatccTCCACTTTTCCACACAGCTCAGTTATGTTTTTAACATGTGCTAGGTTCCTTCATTGGACCATATCCATGAGTATGTCTAGCCTGTacctctctccatctctcttgGCTTAGGCCATTCTGCATCTGTAGAGCCCTCTGTTCTGCAGTGCCAggcacagacacactcacaaataaacacaatgagCTATTCTTGGCTTATTATCACTCTTGAAGCCATTATGTTTTGTAGGGGGGAGATACCAAAACAATTAGAAACAATTGAATCAAGAAGCCAACTTGTGTCACTTAAATGCctgtagtttaaaaaaatatgaaatgcgCGAATACATTTTTCTGACTTTTTACAGAACTAAACACTGCTGTTGGCCATATATTTGTGGATTCTAGTGTATTTTCTAGTGTACTTTGCCCACAGTATAACATATTATACTGTATACATATTAACCTAGCTTCaacacaaaatgtttgtttttgattcagAATGGGTTAATGTAGATAACTGCCTTGGATTGTGCTCAAACAATGGAGGAGGATGGGACCGTTCTGTGACCTTAACACCCGTCTCTCTTAAGCTGACGCTCTACAGATTGTTGACAAGGACTGTGTAAAAGACAAAATACAGAATGTTCTCTTTCCTTTTGGACATATGTTTCAAGACAGCATGCCGAATTTCCTCTCTCACAGCCACAaaatcagagaaaaacacttacCAGAGAAATCTGGAGCAGATGAGGTTTGCCTTGTGTTGACAGCTAGGGCGAAGGAGAGGAAACACCAGGACCAACAAGAGCTCCATAGAGACATAGTGCACAACGCACATTACGAAGCACTGTGATTTTTAACTAGGAGAAGTTGTTTGGCTGTTTACTGCCCTCTGACTTCTGACCAGGAGAAAAGGGTCAATGGTGGCATTGTGCTGAGCTGAGAACAAACGCTCTTTCAACAGCACTGACACTGACACACACTTGTGTCATTGCACTATTTAAATagttttcatgtttgttttcaatttatttatcaAAAGGGCTTTTTGAGGTGACAAGGTTCACATGTCTGTTTAATAAGTAGCCACCCTGATGATAATAAATGTAGTTTCCAGGCAAATATACAGCAAAAATCACTTTCTTTATCAGTATTTTAGTCTTGTTGATTAAAACAAGTTAAATTAACCTGATAGTTTTCATATATATTGTTCATATACATCTATCTTACAaaagttttgtattttgaataaatgctgttcttttgaactagaatcctgaaaacaacattgatttctgagggatcatgtgacactgaagaattaAGTAATGGCTGtacaatttttgttttcttgaGTTGATCATGTTTTAAGaaagtttagatatttttactgggaaaaaaaactcaaaacaagaaaaaataaatcttttctgAGCTCGATGGTTTTGTTTCCTTTGCTTGTGTTGATGTATAATCACAGAAGTGGACCCTCATGATCAATAATTGAGGTCCTGTTTAGGGAGATAAAGCAAGGATTTTCCAAGCTGTGTGTTCCCAGCTGCTGGATGTCCTGTAGATAGCCTATCATCTCAGGATAAGTGCTTCCTCTCTCAGCCTTAGAAAAAGAGAGGTCAGTGGTTAGTGAGCGCATCACATTTCTCTCTATTCCAGAAAtactatacactgtaaaaaaaaattccgtTCAATTTACGGTAATAaaactggcagctgtggttgccagaaatgTACCGTAAAAATACAGTGGCAAGATTTTAGGTTTTACAGatttaaaaaatgctaaagaggatgttttgttttacacatttttgcaatattacttgaaactgtctttactaactgataaaagactatttattaggtgcactgaaagaaataatattaatatacatcatctgtgcacgaggtagggccttaaaaacatcagccaatcgtttacgcgatcatcgcgtaaacgattggccctctggcttgtcaatcactgccgtgacgttccttgtgagagacgtgcgcggctgcgcgctccagtaactttccacactccacaggcgccgcatgcaatgtttttgtcaggagacaggagtaacaactgcagattatgagttacctgcggtgagtccgacataatgaatccactaacacgacacagcgaatgccggtggtaaacactcgtgttccaatactcgtgcacgagttttgggaggcgttcctttgaaaaaCTCACTTacggtctttggtttctcagtcgacgaaaagatcttctttagcacctttaacttaaatttacagtaaatcgttaattgtatttcattaactgatataaatgttaatttaccaacataTTGAAGTACTGTTTAGTACCTTTGCaatacactgacaaccaccaaaaACAGGTGGTGGTGagaaagtcacatgatgaatcaaagctcatcacaggcagcttttccacaagctgagaaggtaaaactaatatatagaaggtgtcATTCACACGAACACTAaacatggtaacacacatgacattaaaaaggcattaaacatttatttaacaacattagatgtaacataaaaccctaatgtgtatacctgattagaaaaaaaaacaaagaaaaagtattaagaaacagttatttcgacaaaatacatcaaatgtgaaggTGTCACttctgggaatgtcaatttatgtttttttttttttctgtatagactttactgttaaaatcacattttttacagtgagagAAGAAACTCTTATAGCAACTAAATGCCTAGCTGGTAAAAAAGTGCATGTGCTGACAATTGAGCAGAGGCCAGAAAACATGCAGGATGCACTATAGTGCATTTAGCATTCTCAGCACTTTGTCCATAGTATCACCCTCCCCAAGTTAAAGAACATTCCACCCCCACATATGAGATTGGTCTAGTGCCTGAAAGGAATGTTTGGAAAATTAAATTGGAGCAGTGTTGATGTATGGAGACAAATGCTGTACAATAATGCGCTGACCTTTGGCATGTTTGTTTAGTGATTGCAGCAGTGGAGTCAGATTAGAGGCTTACACTGTTGCATCGTTACAGCTCATCATCTCCATGGTGATTTCTTGTTTGGTGGTATATTCTGTTCTGCGGTGCAGTGTGTTAACTGGAAAGAGAAGCAGAGCTCAGATCTGTTACTCATAGTATCCTGTTGGCTCCAGGAGAAGGGAGTACACTGGGTAAAATGGCATGGCGGATGGCTCATTTCCTGTGCTAGCCGGAGTGGAACTCGCATAATTTCCAGGATTTGTTAGTTTCCATGTCAGGCTCTTGCTTTGTATATACACAGTATAATCAGCagccttttctttcttttatggaACACCAAAGCAGATATTTACTGAAGTAAATTAAATATCTGAGCTGCTCTCCTCCAAACAATCACCACTGACAAGCTCCACCATTAAAATAGTCCTTATTTGtacactatataatatatatgactAAAATCTAGCTCGACAGACATGGTCATTCACTTTCACAGCTTGGACATTCTGCTGAGAAAGTAAGTTATACGGGTTTCAGacaaacatgagggtgagtaaatgatgaaggaatttttattttttggtgaactatccctttaaaaccgTCTGTGAGGAAAGAACAAAGCGActccttgcttttttttttttatatagaagTGATGTGTCTGCTTTTTACGGTAATATTGTTTCAAATTAGCCTGAATTCCCCTGAATGATGCAATAAACCTCCTCAATACAACATCTGTGTGCTGGATGGGGAAATGAAACTCTAAAGGGGTTGAAAACAATTatgtaacctttttttttcaagaatgaCATTCCTTCACTACAATTTCTGTTTTATAGCGCTGGCGTCGTACAACATGACTTTTATAGTCTAAGTTGGTGTAAGAGATGAATTTTATGGAGTAAGTTGTTCTAAGAGTCTTTCCAGGTTACTATAAGAGGAAGCCATGTGATGACGGAATTGTTTCCTCTTACTCAACATGTCTGCATATGGAATGAGGGGAACTACCTATTTGTTTAAGGAGAACCTATCCCTTGAGAATGATCACATACCCACACCCTCATTTgtccactcacacacacaactgTGTATCTTAGCAATAGACTTCTATACACTATAAATACTATAGACTAACCCTAACGCACACCCTACCCCTACTCGTACCAGAAAACTGCAATTTAGATAAAATGATTTATGAATCATTATTCCAATTGAGGACGTCCCCAAATGTCCCCAAAGGGATTTAGCTCACTTTTAGGgttgaaaaacacaaaaaccaTTAGGGATTTGCTTTCTGCTCTGCCTCAACTGATATCAAAAGTGACTGTTGTTTTTGGAAGGTTTTAACAGGGGTTACTGGAAGTTAGAAAAATTCCAGAGAAGAGATCTGAAAGCACATAATGAGTCAGAAATCCAAATGGCCACTAGAAAGAAGATCGAAACAGAGAAGAGAAAGTACCTTTACTCTGTTGTCTGACATGTGAAAGCaatcaaatattttctttaaagttaGTGGATTAGTTCATGTATAGTGAACAGGCTCTCTATTACGCAGCTGAAAGGGGCACATTGTGATTGAACATATGGGCGAGGGGAATGTTTGTAAGAGGTAGAAGTGTTAATAGTCTGCATGAATGGAATGTGGCCCCTGCTTTACATCTGAGATAACACTGTGACGTTTCTCCTGAGTTTAAGTGCGTGCTGGATAAAATGAAGAGCTATTTTTGAGCTCTCTTTCACAGCCTGGCAGCACAGTTATATAGTTAGGGTCACGCCCATCCTCTCTAGCCTCCCTCCCTCCTGACTTTTAAAGTGTGTTGCCGGAGGGAGAAAGCAGACAGCGAGAGTCTGACTAACTTTCATCTCTGAACACTTGCACACATTACAGCTGTTTACAAAACTTTTGGGGATCTTCTGCTTTCTGGTTAATTTGTGGAATATTTTTCACGAAGGTTTGGACTTTTCTTTTTCCTGCTGGAAAAAAATGGCACTCAGACAAGACTCGGATAAAGAACCACGAATCGAGCTCTTCATAAAGGTCAGTTGTTCAAGTTTACAAGTTTGAGTTGGTCAGATTTTTAAATTCCGATAAAGTAAGTACATTTTCAGAATTGTAGGatcaaataatattaaatataaaaatatcatttatttatgataataataataattataacaacAATTCAAATAAACTACTAAACCACTAATCTGAATATTGATCAAGTCCAACATTATGTAATCATTACTGTTGGAATAGTGATGTTAAACTCAATTATTttaacttttgatcaaattgTTGTAGTTAATAATATAGTTTAAGTACCATTTGCCTCTTATTTTCCACATATTATgccaattttttctttttctgataGACAGGAAAGGAGACTATATTCTACTTCACATTCTTATAGACTGAAAAAATCATAAAAGGACTATACATGAGCTGGTTGCCAAGTTGTTTTGTTGAATAGTACtctagacaccaagatcttccAGTGCTCTGTCATTGCTTTTCATCAGGGACGGTCTCCATTTGTGCACCATGAATCAGAGGTTGATTTGGGGCGAATACAGTTTAATACAGTGTACCGTAGACTGACTGTTCGCCTTTACGCTTCTCTTTATCAGAACAGACACACACTGGGATCATCTTATCaccacacatgcacacacagtgAAAGACTGACAGCTCTTGGATCGCTGTCGTCACACCCATAAACACGCTTATGTTATAGATCCCATAACTGTCAGCTGAGCTACAGTTCATGAAGTAAATGAGGAGGATATGGATGTTGCGGTGACCTTTAGATCCAAAGATCATCAAAGCTTTGTGGATGGTCACCATTTATTACAGAAGTTATTTATAGTGCAACTGTTTGTGCTCTTATTTAAAAAGATTTGCGTTATGGGCGGTAGAGGCATTGTTCAGATTTGTTATCTCCCTCTTCTAGACAATTCCTGCTTTTCCTTTCCTTGGATCAAGCTCTTGAATCGTCCCTCCCACAACCATACAAACATGGACTATTTATGCCCTATTCTTTTTGAAGGGAGGgacacatttattaaaaaataaaagctatccatcaatattaataataataataatagaccgATGTGGGTCTGAGAGACCCCAAACATGTTTAAATATCTTATGTTTATTCAGGTTTTTGCAGAAACATTCTGAAACATCATGTAAACACAAACATTGTCTCTTTATGCTATACTGTCATGGTCCAAAAATATATACTGTTGTTAATAAGTTATCAATTTTGTTAATAAGAAACAATTTTCAGTACTTTTCAGTATTTCGAATGACATGTTGTGATTTAGGGTTAAAGGAAATGTCTGTTACTTAACGGATCCTGGCAGAAAATTATCAGTACCATTTCTGCTTTTCTACTGGAAGAAAAGCAGAATTAAGAAAAAACGGTTTAATAAACCTGCATTTCTGTCAAATTTGAAGTGGCAGtgaagatattttcttttaaacttGAAGTCATCATATTAGAACGGTTTCTtcttttactatattttttatcaaatagatgcaatcttggtgagtataagagactttttacaaaaacatcttagcaaccccacatttttaaacggtagtgtacaCTATATGACAGAGTAATACCAGTGCATATAAACACAAGTGCCATTTGTGTCCTAAGCAGCTTTCTTAGATATGCATGTAAACATAGTGATTCAAATATCAGGTTCCTGAAACTTCACTCTTTATTTTTCTCTAACAGATCGTTTAAACCTTAAAGTAATTTCTGCCTCTACCGGGTTTTTATTAAAAGacgagttcacccaaaaattaaaattctgtcatcatttactcatcctcatattgttccagactttttttcttctgcagaacacaaaagaagatattttggagAATGCTGGGGTCCAATGACTATCAGTTTATTGTCAAAAAATACTGATACAgtcttaaaatatcttcttttatgttccacagaagatagaaggtcatacaggtttggaacatgagATTGAGCAAATAACAACagacttcatttttgggtgaactatccctttaagtcagaaaaacacatgaaaagaattgaaagaggaaataaaggttgatttcaaatgtattattaatgttttttaaatacagtgtcTCTGGGACACCAAACAAAGAACATATAGAACAGTTTTAACAGAACAtgagggttaaagggttagttcactcaaaagtgaaaattattttattaataactcaccctcatgtcgttccaaagaaatctgatgaaatctgagagctttctgccccttgctttatatgatgaacagattggaTTTAAGCTTttaatattcacatataaacattcatcagttCACACATCAGTTgcggtaaacagaagctcaaacatgtttGCTCGACGAGTACAAGAACCAACaagattcattctcatgtgttacgcagcatgtttgagcttctggaagaggtttgtttTTAACCTGGGAAGCAGGGAAGCAGGTTCTTTATGAACCTtttaaagcatcaaagtggtacatccgtagctgtctatggagggacagaaagctctcagatttcatcaaaaagatttttgtgttcaaaagatAAACTAAAGTcttgtgggtttggaacgacatgagcgtgagtaattaatgacagaattttcatttttgggtgaactaaccctttaaggaaatCTATCTATAATCTATAATAACCTAGTGTCTGGTCTGTGAAACTTTGACACTGACCATGAATTTCTCTTTTTTGTCTCAAGGCGGGTCATGACGGAGAGAATGTGGGGAACTGTCCCTTCTGCCAGAGACTCTTCATGGTTCTTTGGCTGAAAGGAGTCAAGTTCACAGTAACCACCGTTGACATGAGGAAGTAAGCATCACTTTAAGCTTTCATTTCACTGAAACTGAAATGTACAGCCCCCATGATGAAAAGGTTATGAAATGGAATGGAATTCAGTAGAAATTCAGTAGGGCTTGTCACATTTTAAttagttaaccctgggttattCTAAACCCcaaatcctgggttatcttgcatCACATTTCACACAGATCATAATTTATTGAGGGTTAACAATTAAACCTGGATATTGGTAAGATGacatttcacactgtacattgctaaaccctgggttaacattcttatttgcatatttgccgTGTCGGTGTCATTGATTGGATGAACACAGCATGCGACCTGTTTACATTAAAGCTCTAACATTGCACAGCCTTGtattgaaaacaacaaaaaaacaggacattcgctggtcaaaaactgcaaaaaataatataatgttataTGCAATAGGCTATATGATCATATATAAAACCACAATATCAACTTTAACAAcacattgtttaattattaaaataagaaaaacagtGACATTTCCTGAAAAGTAGCAGTATGGTCTTACAAGGTTTCCGACCGACAGCGGTGACATAGGCATATTTGAGCCGGGCGTATTTGCCAATGTCACAATATGAGGTAAATCTGGCCCTAGATAAGGCTATCACATAGAATGGAATTCAGTAGACAGAGTGAAATCTGAGGAATTCTGGACCAGCAAGGACTGTATTTGATAACACCGGGGGCGTTCAAAGTACAGCAGGTGTACTGCAAACAGGATGAAGGCAGTGTAAACTTTCCCATTGCCCTGTTCCCATCTAATTCCTCTAAATCTATTTAGCAGCTGGACACTCCCATATCCGTGTTCTTTGAGTGCTAAATGAGTTTAATACTGTTTTAAAGCAGCATTAATCACTTTAGGTCTCATTCAAAGACTCTCAGTACAGAATAAATGACTTCATGTTGACCATGTCCGCACCCTGTGGTTTACACTCCCTCTGCTCTGCTCCACCCTGTGTTGTTTATAGGAAGCCAGAAGAGCTAAAGGATTTAGCTCCAGGTACCAACCCTCCTTTCCTCCTGTACAATGGCACGCTGAAGACCGACTTCATTAAGATCGAAGAGTTCCTGGAGACCACACTCGCCCCTCCTCGGTATTGTGCATGCCTATGAGCTCATGCTATATCAAACATACTggcttcacattgacaaaaaacTTTCACAATGAGGCAttctaatgttatttattcTGTCATAAGTCACATGGCTGCACtcatttaaagagatagttcacccaaaagaagctagttattatagttaataaagttttaaatatggatatttttctta is part of the Megalobrama amblycephala isolate DHTTF-2021 linkage group LG23, ASM1881202v1, whole genome shotgun sequence genome and harbors:
- the si:ch73-335m24.2 gene encoding protein eva-1 homolog C isoform X1; translated protein: MSLWSSCWSWCFLSFALAVNTRQTSSAPDFSDYLHRILKNHTAHACDGETLSIICPSRTSVSVLSAFYGRRIPSPYLCPHSNPNITEENTDCISTTAIQKVMSECQDRQECQISVVSPVFGQDPCPETSKYIIVSYKCKPEHHRSRTVCENERLKLACKNDTVLAIYSATFGHMEHDSLECPQEAKTKTDIECLSPSALRRVSRKCHGRTNCSVLADAQGFGDPCFPGTRKHLRVSFTCVPRYLLEDVGRGNTDPFLLSDYTHGGWYTGPGVSRPQNIFTNSLEIFSQIQGLPETVALYFVSGICAGLFFLLCLFGLKSTLIRDLKDLASELGDELKSSHRSQGGLIDDFDEDEASLRSSFRHLMRPYRMPETINQEMIMTVVMEERRDEDKPEVPNGDIWPHINSSPYAMHKIKTSSA
- the si:ch73-335m24.2 gene encoding protein eva-1 homolog C isoform X2, whose protein sequence is MSLWSSCWSWCFLSFALAVNTRQTSSAPDFSDYLHRILKNHTAHACDGETLSIICPSRTSVSVLSAFYGRRIPSPYLCPHSNPNITEENTDCISTTAIQKVMSECQDRQECQISVVSPVFGQDPCPETSKYIIVSYKCKPEHHRSRTVCENERLKLACKNDTVLAIYSATFGHMEHDSLECPQEAKTKTDIECLSPSALRRVSRKCHGRTNCSVLADAQGFGDPCFPGTRKHLRVSFTCVPRYLLEDVGRGNTDPFLLSDYTHGLPETVALYFVSGICAGLFFLLCLFGLKSTLIRDLKDLASELGDELKSSHRSQGGLIDDFDEDEASLRSSFRHLMRPYRMPETINQEMIMTVVMEERRDEDKPEVPNGDIWPHINSSPYAMHKIKTSSA